GTGGTTGTACGGCATCATTTGTATCTCCAAAAGGCCTAGTGGTGACAAACCATCACTGCGCTTACGGCTCAATTCAATACAACTCTACGCCAGAAAAGAACCTGTTGCGTGATGGCTTCTTAGCTAAGTCATTTGGCGAGGAGCTGGCTGCAACGCCGGGTTCACGTATTTTCGTAACTGAGAGCGTAGTAGATGTAACTGACAAGGTCAAAACAGGCCTTGAAAATGAAATCGGTAATGCGTTTTACAAAGGCATTGAGCAGCAAGAAAAGAGCTTAGTTGCGGAGTGTGAGCAAGAAGACGGTTACCGTTGTCAGGTTTACAGCTTCCACGGCGGCCTTGAGTATTACCTCGTTAAGCAGCTTGAAATTCGCGATGTACGTTTAGTGTATAACCCAGCAGCAAGCGTCGGTAAGTACGGCGGCGATGTTGACAACTGGATGTGGCCACGCCACACAGGCGATTATTCTTTCTACCGTGCTTATGTATCTAAAGACGGTAAGCCAGCAGACTTTAGCAAAGACAATGTGCCATACGAGCCAAAGAGTTTCCTGAAAGTGTCAGCTAAAGGCGTCAGTGACGGTGATTTTGTGATGGTTGCTGGTTATCCTGGGCGCACCAACCGCTACCGCACCGCTAACGAAGTTGAAAACCAATTTGAGTGGTCGTATCCAGAAGGCAAAGTCTTGCGTGAACGTCTAATTGAGATCATCAAAGACACCGCGCCAGAAGGCAGCGATGAGCGCATCAAGTATGAAAGCTCAATTGCAGGTCTTGCTAATTACGCTAAAAACTTCACTTCGATGATCGAGTTCTATGGTAAATCAACTATGCTCGATGACCGTAAAGGGCTAGAGCAAGACTTAGCAAACTGGATCAAAGCTGATAAAAAACGCCAAGCTAAATATGGCGAAGTGCTGGCCCAGCTTGATAAGTTAATTGCTAAGGGGCAGCAAGGACAAGAGCGCGATTTACTGATGAGCTACATGGGTTACAGCACCATGTTAAGCACGGCTGACCGCTTATATCGTTTAGCGAATGAAAAAGCCTTGCCAGATATGCAGCGTGAGCCAGGTTATCAAGAGCGTGATATGACCCGCTTTACCTCTGGTATGGAGCGTATTGAGCGTCGTTATGCAGCCAGTGTTGATAAAGCGATGCTAGCGGACTTAATCGGCCGTTACGCAGCACTGCCACAAGATCAGCGCTTACCGGCGTTTGATAAAGCCTTTGGTATTAATAACAACTTTGACGCGGCTAAGTTCAATAAGACGCTAGATAAGATGTATGCAAATACTAAGCTATCAGACAAAGAAACACGTTTAGCGTGGATGGAAAAGCCTGTAGCTGACTTTAACAAGTCAAAAGATCCATTCATTCAGTACGCAGTAGCGACTTTTGATGAACGTATGAAGCGCGAGAAAGAGCGTAAACAGCTTTCGGGTGACTTAATGAAGGTTCGTCCACAATACATGGACGCCATCATCGCTTACAACCGTGAACAAGGTAAGCCTGTTTATGCGGATGCTAACTCAAGCCTACGTGTCACCGTAGGTCATGTGAAAGGTTACTCACCTGAAGATGGCATGCGCGCTGAACCATTTACCCGTCTTGAAGGTATCTTAGCGAAAGACACAGGTGTTGAGCCATTTAACGCGCCTAAGAAGCAGCTTGAGCTGATTGCCAACAAGCAGTACGGCGATTACTACGTGAAGCCATTAGACTCTGTACCGGTTAACTTCCTATCGACGTTAGACACTACAGGTGGTAACTCAGGTTCGCCAACCTTGAATGGCCGCGCTGAGCTAGTGGGCCTGCTATTTGACGGCGTATATGAAAGTATCATTGGTGATTGGGGTTACGACCCACAGACTAACCGTTCAATTCAGGTTGATAGCCGTTATATGCTTTGGGTAATGAAGTACTTAGATAATGCAGACAACTTGCTTGAAGAGATGGAAATTGTGCATTAATGATTTGAATGATCATTAATGGTTTAGATTTCCATTGTTAGTGGCAAAAGTCGAAATGCTCATGTGTTTCGGCTTTTTGTTTAGTAGGTATTAATGCCTATATGATTGATAATCCATTTAATCTAGTGGCCCCTATTAGATCAAACTTTTAATGCAATTGGTATTACTTAAATCCTCCTTAGGAAGAGTTGTCTCTATGTCAGGTTATATGGCACTGCGCATGAAGGTGTTTAGGAGTAGTTTTAGAAGTATGATGTCCTTATCAATCCGATAAATTTGCTAGTCATCCATGTTTCAAAACAACAATCGCATATTAGGGGGGGAAGCTTTTAAAAATCAATAGGGAGAGTCCGCTTATATTTGATTGCAAGGAGTCACGTCTTCAGTGTTATAGCTGAGCACAAATAAACAGTCGAGATAGTGCTTAAATGTAATAAAGCCTCTTGGTTGATGTTATAAGCGGCTCCTTGATACGCCATAATGGGGCTAGTCGTTAGATACTACGCAACTAACTGAGTCCTGCTAGCCAAAACTGCATCCACGTCAATCCAAAGAGCGACTGAGCGTTCAACTCCAATTTGCATCGACTTGCCTTTCCCCATTCGTCTTGATGGTATCTCTAGTAACCTAAGAATTCTTTCACATGCAAGGGTAGTGACTAAGACGTAATGTTTGATGTTATTTTCAATAGCGAAATCAAAGAATGAATTAACTAAGTCCGCTGTGGATGAGGTCACTAGGCTCGTGCCTGCTTGTCCATCACCTTTTTGAATTGCAAAGCGGCTAATTTCCCACACTTCTTTATTTTGAGGTGCTAGCTCTCCTTGCAGTAGTTCTGGGAATACATCTTTCAACATATATTTTCCTTGAGTAGGGAGAGCTCTCCAGCAGCCTATGACTTCATCATTGTCGTTGGTCATCGCGATATGAGAAACTTCAAGCTGATCAAAACTGTCTCGTTCAAGGCCATTTGTAGTGCTTACTTCCCAATCAAGTCTTTGTTTAAAAGTTTGTTCACGTAATTTAAAAATTCTGTTTAACACTGGTTGATTAGTCTTTATATCGCTGTTTTTTAGGAATGTAATTTTTTGCATAGTATCCACCTGAAGGTTCCGAAGACATGAGCGAAGATATGAACTTTTTAGGAACGCTATAACTGTCAGTTCTAGCTGTGTCAGATCTGACAGGTAACGTCTTTGAGCAGTTTTGTCTAAGCTAACGGTAAGGATTAATTGCAAGTTGAAATAAGTATATGAGTGCTCAATTACATAGTTTTTCCTCCCAAACGCAGGTGGATAAAGAACTGTTGTTCATATTTGATAAGGCACATTACCTATCTAAGAGAGCTGGGTGGGCATGGTCTTTGATTCGAAATGGTCGACGCGTTAATTCTGGTAGCGGTATGTTCGGATATCCAGCAAGTAACTTACATATTCCGGTTGATGAAACTTGCAACCAAGGAGCGTTATATCTGTCATCGCCACCTCATGCTGGATTTATTACATGGGACGAACTACTGCCAAATTTAAAAGCTGCAAATATCCTTGAGGTAAATATTCCAAGCGTGCTGGAGGGAAGCATCTCACTTGATGACAGTCGGAGGCAACAGGCTGAAAATGGGATTGAAATTTTTTGCCATGAAGTAAAAGGAATAGGTAGTCAAAGTTACTATGGGGCTTATTGCTTAAAAATGAAAAAACGGCCCTGGATTACTTGTGTTACGGCTACTGGCATAGGAGGAGGGAATGTTGATTTATCGAATTTTTATGATGAGTTTGGATTCAAACAAAGGGTAATTGGCAAAATAAGAGGTAGTCATGCACTCATTATTGATCCAAGAATTAATTGCGAAGTCTTTAAGAAAATCAGGAACGTAGCAGGCTGTCGTCTACAGACTCATGAATATGAAAGTATTGAGGGACTAAAAGCATTCCTTAGGGGGTTAGAACTAATGGATCTGTCTACAGTCGTTGCGATAGTCCATCACGATCTCTACCAGACAATGCTTAGTTTGGGCTTGATTGACGAGTTATCAATAAGTTACGAGTTGATGAGTTTGTGCTCAAACGTACAGAGCACATTTACTATACTAGATTATAAAGATTGGCAAATAACAGAATGTAGCCCTTTAAGTTCGGGTATAAATGTTGAATTTATTAATAAGCCATTTTAATAAAGAGGAGAAGGTTTTTAAGCCCCTAAAATAGTAGACACTCATAGAGTAATTCTTATCTAACACTAGTTGCGCAGATTCAAGTTTGAACTCTGCACTAAAAAGCCTTCTTGTACGTTTTCATAGTGTCACTTGTTCACTTATGAGGTGATGATATCACCTCTAACTAGGTGGCCAAATTCACTATACTACTACATACCCTTATCAAGATTACTTCTTATATTATTTAGCTTTTCTAACAGCAGGGTATGCGTGTGCGCTTGCTGTTTACCCGTAAGGTAGGTAACTTATGGGATGTTAGATTGATTTTCAAACATGGAGCAAGAGTACATGGATAGTAATGTCTTTTCTCAAATTCTACAGAATTTGGAGTTTTTAAAGTCGGCTGAACAACTGAAGACAGCTTGCGAAGAGTTTTGTTTACTGCTTGGTATACCCTACTATTTAATGGGGATCGTATCCCCTGATTCACTGAATTCCCCTTCTATGAATGTCCTGAGTAATTACCCTGAAGAATGGCTTGATAGCTATTTCAAACAGAATAAGCAGAAGGATGATCCCGTCGTAGCTTATATGATGAATAAGCATGCACCGGTTGAGTGGAACCAATTACTTCAGCTTAGCCAGTTTAATAATGCACAGAGTCAGAGTTTCATGTTGGAAGCT
The Shewanella sp. KX20019 DNA segment above includes these coding regions:
- a CDS encoding S46 family peptidase: MKKWLLTVAIATSFGAVADEGMWQPYQLPAMADELKAKGLEIDVNSISKLTEYPMNAVISLGGCTASFVSPKGLVVTNHHCAYGSIQYNSTPEKNLLRDGFLAKSFGEELAATPGSRIFVTESVVDVTDKVKTGLENEIGNAFYKGIEQQEKSLVAECEQEDGYRCQVYSFHGGLEYYLVKQLEIRDVRLVYNPAASVGKYGGDVDNWMWPRHTGDYSFYRAYVSKDGKPADFSKDNVPYEPKSFLKVSAKGVSDGDFVMVAGYPGRTNRYRTANEVENQFEWSYPEGKVLRERLIEIIKDTAPEGSDERIKYESSIAGLANYAKNFTSMIEFYGKSTMLDDRKGLEQDLANWIKADKKRQAKYGEVLAQLDKLIAKGQQGQERDLLMSYMGYSTMLSTADRLYRLANEKALPDMQREPGYQERDMTRFTSGMERIERRYAASVDKAMLADLIGRYAALPQDQRLPAFDKAFGINNNFDAAKFNKTLDKMYANTKLSDKETRLAWMEKPVADFNKSKDPFIQYAVATFDERMKREKERKQLSGDLMKVRPQYMDAIIAYNREQGKPVYADANSSLRVTVGHVKGYSPEDGMRAEPFTRLEGILAKDTGVEPFNAPKKQLELIANKQYGDYYVKPLDSVPVNFLSTLDTTGGNSGSPTLNGRAELVGLLFDGVYESIIGDWGYDPQTNRSIQVDSRYMLWVMKYLDNADNLLEEMEIVH
- a CDS encoding acyl-homoserine-lactone synthase, which produces MQKITFLKNSDIKTNQPVLNRIFKLREQTFKQRLDWEVSTTNGLERDSFDQLEVSHIAMTNDNDEVIGCWRALPTQGKYMLKDVFPELLQGELAPQNKEVWEISRFAIQKGDGQAGTSLVTSSTADLVNSFFDFAIENNIKHYVLVTTLACERILRLLEIPSRRMGKGKSMQIGVERSVALWIDVDAVLASRTQLVA